CAAGAACTGATAAGGCGGGCAATAGTTTTATTACTCATTTTAGGCTTgacacatatttatatattatttatatattatattaaattttgatgaataatattattatttgtttttatttttgtcatTGAAAAAACCTAGTGATTtcaaaaggaaaacattttaatcaCGCACTAAAGTTCCTCATAATTTTAATGCCTTATCGTTAAATATATTCACCTGAGACATTTCACTTTTCAAGAGTAAAACAACGACTAAATAACAATCAAAACCGTTTCGAtattgaagaaaaaataatatttatctgGTAATTTGTAGTAAAAATACTCTGCGACGTTCTCCGAATGGTGTTTGGAATACGAATGCGTTTCATGCGTTTCCCAAACATTTGACTTAAGCTAAAGGTATTACTCAGGTTTCCCTTATCAGTTCAtaaatggcaacaacaattgcatTGTTTGTGTATATACGataagcaaaaaaataagcaatacCGGTGAGTGTGTAGAATTACCCATATTGTTGTGAAAAAATTCGCTTGTTGATGTGATGTGAAAAGAACAAAGCCTATTCAGCCtcagaaaaaaggaaaataatattttaatgagtGGAATGTTTTTAGTATATTATAGAGTCAACATTGACATATTTAAATTCGTTtaaaagagagagaaggaAGAAGAAATATCGAACATTATATGAGGTTCCTCTAGGAACCCAGCCCTATATACAATGTGGTGATGTAAGTAGCGCTTACCTGAtaatttatcaatattttttttacctgGGTAGGGTTCAGAATGTTtacaagtaaatatatatataagatagATATAATTCCTACCTAAATACCAAGTCTTTCTTTCTAAGTGTAAATATTGTTGAGAACTCAGGtaggaatttatatataagttGGCCTTGGTCCCGATTTcctacttattttaaatatttaaaatacattttaattacttttttataagaataaattatacaattatGTTTATTTCACATACAAAAGttttgaatacaaaaataaaactcttttaaattaacaaacttATAGAACATTGATCACCAAGTTCTATCTAGCTCGCCTTCTTCTCCAGCAAACTTGATCTTGATATTGATACCATCCTCCTTAAGCCAGCTTCGATACCAGATCTTTATGGAGCACTGCTTTATGTCGGTTCCATTGTCCAGCTCCAGCTTGTACCTGTAGAGATCTCCAGCCACCAACTGACCCGTCACAGAAATCACTTTAATGATCCTGATCAACGGATAGCACATATTGATTTTTACATTTtggacatatatttttataaccaACTCACTTGTAGCTGGGACCATCTTCCTTGGCCAAGTGGGCGAGGCAAGAGTTCAGCAGATCCAAAGCCTCCTGTCTCTTCAAGCCCTCCAAATTGTTGATCCCTCCAGGGAAATCCTCTACGTCACTCATGATCAACTTGACTTTAGTCAgagtaaaaaaacaaacccaaaGAATATACAACGAAGTCAATGACTTAATGTAACTCGCTCAACGTTCATGAGCAAACTGATTTAAGTTCCACTGGGGTAACCACTTTATAAgtcagatatatatatatatttttttatatatatgcatatagaGGGTGTGAACTGAAGGGACTCATGTTAAAGTAAACAGGTAGCATATAAAAACGATTTCGAAAAGATTTCAATGAGAATTTTAAagggaatatttttaagtgaAGAAATCTAAGAGGTTGGCGTTTTCCAGaagattaatttatttgtaaaaatatataaatataggaTTTACTTTCAGATATTGCATTATCTGACCAATTACCAATATTCAGTTTTCAGTTCTAGTTTTCCCTGGCACATCATATCGATCTTGTTGTAATTCTCAACGGGGGGAACATTTTGCGTGATGGTAAAGGTGCACTCATTCCGGTGGGAGCCATCAGAAATGTCCAcaacatatttataaaaaatgctAGTCGAAGACTTTGTAGGAAACCACTGAATGATACTGAAATAAagcaatataaaataatttaagttgaattatttaaatctaaGAAAACTTTCCATAtgatttattgaatttaaattaaatacttacTTGTACCTGGGACCAAGCAGTTTGTGGAAGTTTTTGGTCAAAAGTTCGTTGGCAGCCGTTAAATCATCTCCCTCCAATTGTTTTAGGCTACCAGAGTCCTAAAGGTTTCAACAAcaatatatttgttatatattaaaaactaatttcatcTCACCCAAGCAAAGGCAACGGTACAAATCAGGCTGATAGccaagaatatttttatagagtGCATTTTTCCCAAACACTTATTTCAAACTAATTAGACAAAGTTCTCGATTGGTTTTTTATAGATGCGgttgtatatattatacattCATTCGAATTTATGTAAACTATATTGTAGTATATTTCTTATCAATTACACTTAATTTGGGAGCTCTCAAATtgaactttttaaaatatattgacCTGAGTTGTTACGCCCGATTTCTTGATTGAACCTGGGTtaacttttaacttttaaatctAGGAATCAAATGACGTTTAAGTATTTTTCATGTAAATAAAATCTGGACCTTTCTATCAATTTCAGAATTAGATGATTATTCATACTTGGAATACAAATGCACTGCTAGACATgtaactatttaatttaattattgactTAACAATTGcaatgtaaaataatttacaacatgataaaaaaaatagtaatggaaagaaaaatattattttgtaacaTCCACTGCGTTAACTGATGATGTCGACGTCAACATTGACTAATTAAATTCACACAATAGTTAAGAGTGAGAGAACAACCTATTTGCCATATGCCATATATAAGCAAACTGGTTTGCCAACAAAACTGGTTATCTAATAATGAATTTTGCGgcgaattataaatattttatattcaatttaatgaatttacaCCTGAAAAGGCGTTTACCTGATGAAGAGTTTAGTATATCTACTAATAAATATCtgagatataaaaataattcttataaattcgtaattaatttttaatataacaatctttagcaaattaaattgtttttccaaaagctttattttttattaaaattgtccATTTAAGAACGTTTTCACATTGATTGAAGACACATTTTTAAACTTCGGTTGCTGGTTAGTTACCAGGTACGGTCCAGTTCACCTTCATTGCCGCACTTGATCTTGATGTTGGTGGCGTTCTCCTTCAACCAAGGCTGAGACCAGATCTTCACAGTGCAGTCCTTCTTGTCATCGCCGTTCTTTAGCTCCACCTCGTAGGTTTTGAGTGATCCAGAAACTACCTGATCAGTAACAGATTTCACGTTGATGGCCCTGGGAGGATAGAAAAGAATCACATATTAGTTTTGATATTCAgtgagactgagactgagacctTCACTTACTTGTAGCTGGGACCATCTCCAGTGGCCAAAGTTGCAAGGGCGGCATCCAACTCGTCAATAGCCGCCTTCCTGTCGTCTCCCTCCAACTGCTTTGGACCTCCGAGAACGGGTTGTTCATCATTGGCAACAACAAAGGCGGCCAAGCTGAGGAGGACCAGGCCCAGAAGGAACAACGACTTAACTCCGTTCATATTGCTGTCTCGACGATTGTGAGAGAACTGATTTGAACAACCACTAAAGCGAACTATTATATATACCTGCCATCACTGTGGGAGGGCGACGCGACGATGGAAAAATACGATAGGCAGATGTCACCAGAGAGGGTATATCGGGCATGTTACATAGCAAGAGTATAAACTATTTGGTTCTCTCGCTCTCTGTTAGTAAAATGTATGAGTCAGTAATAGTTCTCATAACTCATTTGTAATTTGTAAGTGAAAATTATAagttaactaaaaaaaaaccaaaaccttGACTAATTTCTTAGGCCCCTTTCTCTGCAGGGTAACAACAAGTCGAATACTTATCACTGACAAGTTCCTATCTAAATGTGTATTCTCTTTATTATAAAGTCCGCCCGTTTAAATTAGCATCTATTTACATCGTATGTGTATTCAATATTCCAAACAAAGCTATTTGAAAGAATAATCTACTATATTTAGGGTCACAAAACCCCGGCATTtgctaattaatttatttataaaaagtaGAAAGCTAACTCAAGGGTATTATTCCCTATATAGGACCTTTTGATCTTCTGGGATTGACAGAGCACTTGCGGTTTTCCATAGAAAAGCTGTCCAAACAGTTAAACAAACCACAACTCTCCGATCTCACTCATATATAtaaggtatatatataatcatgGCTTCAAACCAAACACAAGCAAACACATCTGGCTTACGGGGGAAATCACCTCTTATCAGTGCCATTTGGAGCGCGTGTTCTATAGTAGTTGGTAGATATGATCTATGTATGACATTTATTGTTCTATGTGCAAGCTCACATCAGTCATTTCCATTTAATAAACAGAGAAGCATTATAAAGCAGCTTGATTGCACTTATTTGCTTTTCGGCATGTCATATATGTCAGCCTTTAAATAAGCAACTTAAATTAATGATGAGGTTCTTAAAGTTCAATAGacacaaataaaaccgatgaaaaaatcatcattatttataatttacttaCCCCTAAAAAACTACTTGCAAGTCACCCCTTTTAAATATCCAAAATGAAGCTTGAATTCAGACAGATTTTGTATGATTGATATGATATGGTATGATTGATATGTTATGGTAATTTTCCATcgtttttctaaattaaagaTCTCCAGAGACTGATTCCAAAAGAAGCTCCAGCAAACACATTACATCATTTTGCACCCCTTATCAAAAGCAGTTCGTCGAATCAACGATCTATCTGACATCTCCGTTGAGATCCATTACACAAGACACTTTTTAAGGCATTGATAACCATTTAATGATGTATTTATTTCCAGCATACCAATCGATTCTTCAAAACAAAAGCTCTGAGGTACAAACTTAAAAGTCTTACGAACTAGGCTCTCTTtcttaaatagtttttatgttttttcaattttaaataacgCATAAATCAACGATCTATCTGCTGTTCGATGCACGACGATACCATGAGGCTGAGGTAACATCCGTCCAATTTCCTATCGAAATTGTtatttgtatgttttttttaggaTAAGAGGTTTCAAAAATACAAGGCTTGCTGTGCTTCCCTTGGGGAAATATGTATGAAACCCGAAAACGCCATCGGTTCCTTCGGGGGCGAGTGGTTTAGGCAGCGTCAGGCACACCCATCTAGATGTGGATGTGCACATGGTCCAGTAACTGGGCTCGATCGTAAAAGATGGCCGAGCACATTTCGCACTCGAAACTGCGCGTTTTTCGCTCCGGTTTCCCGGCCGCAGCCGCCTTGGCCGCCGCATCAGCAGCATCGGCGGCCGATACGACCTCAGAGATGGAAAAGAATCCGCTGCCCACATCGGCAGTGCTGGCGCTGGCAGGTACACTTACATTGTAGGCATCCACACCGTAATTAAGGTACGAGGACGAGCCGCCGACCTTACTGGCAGCAGTGCTCACTTTCTTGGCCATTACTCCCGGGGCAGGTGAAGATTTGCTAGCGCTGCTACCACTGCCTGCTCCTCTCTTGTTCCCTGCTCTTGGTCCACTGGCTGTGATCATACGATGACGAGAAGTTCTGGCGGCGGAGGAAGACGAGGTCGACGGTGTGTTGCCACTTGGTACCCTGACCCTTTGACTCTGACTCTCCAGCATCTCCCGCAAATCTGGAGACGTGGGCTCGATCTTAATCAGATTCTGCTCTTCTTCGGGCAAAAACTGTGGCGTGGTCGAGGATTCGCTGGTGAATCGCAGGCGGGTGTTGCGCTCGTGCTTAAGCGGCGAGCGCAGGATCTCCTCCAGATCATTCACAATGCTCGGGTTGAACTTCTCGTAGGTTTTTTCCCGCAGCAGGGCAGCGTCTATCAGGAGATTGTCGTCGTACATCATCGGGACAcggtgctgctgctcctgttcctgcttgATGTGCAGGGGACTGGAGCTGATCTGGTTGGGAGGATGGGTAGCCGGTGAAATGATTTCGTAGTCATCCACGATGTTGGAGGCTCGGCTGCGCGACTTGTCCAGACTGCCCAGATTGCTCGTCTCCGTGCGGGTGATGTAGGTCTTGGAGCGAGTCTTCTTGGCCAACTCCCCGCCGGCAGTTTCCTTGGCCGGCACCTTGGTCTTCTCTGTGTGAATCATCCGGGGTCGCGAGGCAGCAGCCGTTTTAGCGGCTGCCGTCTTCTTCCTGCTACGACTGCTGGAAGTGGATGTAGAGGCAGAGGCGGAGGCCGATGATGTGCCAACTGAGCTTGCAGCCGAGGGATTGGAGTTGCTAGCTCTTTCAACGGGCTGcttggcctgctgctgctgctgcttggcgCCACCTCTCGTCTTGGGCATGGCCGCTGAGCTAGCGGGCTGCAGATGTGTATCGTTGACCACCACCAGCGAATCGATTTGAAAGAGCGAAACCTGGCTGTCCTGCAGGAACTTCTCCTCCCAAATTCGATCCGATTGCTGACTGCTGGTGGAGTCATATCGCAGCTTGGCCTTGTTCTTCTCCTGGACAGGCTTCACCGCTGATCCGCCGCCATTGGAAATAGGTTTTTGTTCTGTCTTTACAGATGTCGCCGATGCCCTCTTGCGCTTCTCTTTTTTGGGCGACGACTCGGCCATTTCAAAAAGATCGTCCACATTCTCCACATCAAAGTCGCAAAGGTCGATATCGCTGGCATACTCATCACCATCGCCATTGCCTTCGGCACCCAAAatctcctcctcgtcgccGCCGCCATTGGCATCCTTGTGTTCCGCCCGCATGTGTGCGATCTCGTGTGGCTGCAGCTTGCGTCGACGCTTATACTTTCGCGGGCCCGTctaaaaaaaggttttaaaaattaagtttttgtgATACTTTTAGAGTAAAATTTATTAGGGAACTCACCACTGGTTGACGCTGTTTGGCGGTGTTCGAATCACTGTGCTGGATGAGGTGCTGTATGAGGTCATTGGAGGATGCCAGATCCTCCGAGCACACTGTGCAGTGGTAGGTATTTCTCGCCCCATCCAGTCCAGAGTGGTGGGAACGGATGTGCTCGCGCAACACCACCCGCTGATTGAAGGCACGCGGACACACGGAACAGGCGTAGGGCTTCTCCCCCGTATGGATCCGCTCGTGCTTGCGCAACGTTCCGCCATCGGCAAAGGCTTTCCAGCAGTAGCGACAGCCATAGGGACGCTCACCCGTATGGATGCGGACGTGGATCTGCTGGGAACTGCGTGATCCGAATGTCTTGCCGCATTCGTGACAAGGAAACAGTTTGCCCGGCGACGTGGTGCTATGCGAGTGACGGTGATTAGATAACGTACGTCCGTCGGGGAACTCCTCTTGGCAGACCTCGCACACCACGGACTTGTCCCTGTGGGAGGCCATGTGCCGCTTCAGTCGCGCCTTATTGTGAAAGTTCTTGCCGCACTTGGAGCAGGAGTGGCACTTCTCGCGGGAGTGATCCCAGGCATGTTTTATCAGGGCCTTGCGGTCGCGACACTCCTTGCCGCATAGCACACAGGAGTTGGCCTTCAGTTCGTTGGGATGGCGGGCGTGCAGGTGCCGCTTGATGGCCTGCTCCTCGTAGAAACTTATGCCGCAAAGAACGCACCTGGAAGAGGATTTCGGATTAAAAAGAATTCGATTGCGACAACTTTGCAACTCACTTGAAGGGAGGAAACCTCGCATGGATTTCGGCGTGGGAAAGCATCTCCGCGGCACTTGGAAATGATTTACCGCACGTTTGACAACAGTGGCCGTCATTACCCTCTTTGGCCTGATCCCCGCTAGCTATGACGTCCGAGGAGCTGCCGTCGCCTGCCGCCACCGTCGAATGATGATCCTGCTGCTTGAAATGCTGCTTGGCATGGCGTCGCAGTAAATCCTGGCGATGGAAGGAGATGCCGCACTCGTTGCAGTAGAACTCCCCGTAGAGCTGATCTTCCGGCTCCGACGTTTCGCTGGCGCTATCTTCGCCGGAAGCGGGATCATACTCGGAGTTGCTCTCCTCAAACTGATGCGTCTTTTGGTGGTCCTGCAGGCTGCTGTTGTCCCAGAACATCTCCTGACACTGGTTACACTCGAAGGGCGAGTCCACGCGATGGTTCTGCAAGCCAAATAGGTAAAATTAGTGGTGGATTTTTTTTGGTGAACCTGTTTTCAGGTATAAAAGCAGCAGCCTTGGGAATCTCTTTTTACCTTTGTGTGAGAGACCAGCGCCTTTTCCCGCGCAAAAGCCAATCCGCACTGTTGACACACAAAGGGCTTGCTGTCGTCCAGCACCGGGAAGTTTGGCTGCGGTGCAGGCGGCGCATCAATGGCCATGGGCTGAGATGTGGGCACCACTGGCTGAGGCACCGGCTCACTGGCCATGTAGTCCCGTAACTCACTGGGTGCCGGCTTATCGGTAATTACGATGAACTGGCTGCTCTCCTCCTTGGGCTTCAGCCTGCTTATTCTTCCACGCGacggagcaggaggaggagccaccGATGCTGTGTAGCTGGCCACAAACTGGACCTCGCTGTTGCAGACAAGTTGCTGTTGTTCCTGTTGCAGCATCTGCTCATGCTGCCCTAGTTCCTGTtgctgttcctgctcctgctgctgatgttgctgctgataCAGCGGCCACTCCTGTTCGTAGTAGTGATCATCCGTCTGCCTGTGGCTTTGATTCTCGAACTTTATGGAAGAAGAGCCCGAaacggcagcggcggcggctgctgcctcGGCATCTGCAGCATCTTGAGCTTCAGCGTGGGCCTTAAAGTGGCTAATGAGCTCCGCCCGGCGTGAGAAGCGTGCCCCGCACAGCTTGCAGAGATGAGGTCGGTCGTTTTGGTGGGCCAGCATATGGTTGTTCAAGCTGGCCTTCTTCCGAAAGCGACGGCTGCAAAAGTCGCAGGGATAGGGTCGCAGAGCCGTATACTCATCCTGCTCCATGTCCAATAGTTCCTGAGAGCTACTGATGCCAGCTATCTGCTCGGCGGCGATTTCCACGCTATAAAATATGCAGAAATCCGTTAATTCAACAGCTTTTAGTGGCCAGATCTATCTCTCACCGCTCGGCTCCCTGGTGCTGCACCCAGTCATCCGTGATGACCTCCTCGGTGACCACCTGGGCGTCGTCGTCGAATGATTCCGCATAAGCTACCGTAGTGCCATCGGCGGTGACCAGGACGGTTCCCTCGTTGGCGGCGATAATCTCGCCCAGCTGGCCGTCACGCGCCATAAAGATCAGGTTCTCGGCAGCCATATGGTCCAGATCAACGTCGGCATCTCCGTCCCCATCCGGGTCGCCGTCCGCTCCGCTCACCATATCATCACCGTCGGCGTCTTCGTGCTCCATAATGTCCGTCTCGGAGGAGTCGCCTGCAGCGGGATGGTGCTGTATCCACTGGATGCCGCCATAGTCCTGGTTGTTCATCACTTACTGGCCCTGGCAAGAGAGAGAGCGTACGTAAgcacataaacaaaaaaaatagaattgcACGGAAAACGAGCAACAATTGTGTCTGCCGCTTAACATGTGCTCAGAGGCCGAAAACCGTGGGAGAGGGAGAGTGCAACTAGCGGCGTTGCCACATATCGGTTGGGCGTACCTTAAATCCCTTCATTCACACAGAAGACTGGCTttcgataaataataatattcaatatttctagaaaattaattacagTTCCAAATTTAAGCAGATTAGCCACTTTTTTCATACGGAAaccatttgtttttgttgattttgaaGGGGTGGCAGCGCCTTGCCAGATTCCAACAGTGATGGCGAAAACACATTCCGTAGCTAGATACAGAAGCACTTTGTACAATTTTACATTGtgcaaaaaatttaaattattaaatctaATCTAGACTTTAAATAACAGCAAAATCGAATcttgttaataaaatttatattttctgaatATGAATGTTACTTAATTtactcttttaattaaaaaataaattaggtGTTCTCCAcaatataacttttttttagccAAAACTTTTGGCACCACTGACTTTCAACTGTCGCGCACACACTGGTTGTCCCACTCGCACCCACGGTGTTCGCCCATTCTGAACGACTTGGTGGTGTCCAAGCTTTTTTTACACGCAAAATATTCCAACTTATAAACACCAATTTGGGTCCATAAATGAGGTTAAGTCggtctttttatttatattccagACCGCAAGCCCGGCGTTGATGTAAACAAAGCCCTGGCAATTGCTTTTGCGGCCAAAAAAGCGGCAGACAGCCGTCGCCATTCTGACCAAACGATTACATCACACACACCACACGCCCGAAAAGTCTCGCACTTCCCAATtcgaattattttattttaaatttccgaCAAGGTTGTCGGTGTCATTTTGAGGTTAAACAACTTGCAATATGACTGGCGGCCGGCGGTGGTATTGTTTACCTTAAATCCAAACTTTACGCTGATTGCATATTTCGATGCGCCCGTTTTTAAATGCGGCGAAAAGTTTTCTCGCAAAATGCCCACGAACGACCGGAGAAAGAGGAATTGGAGGAATTGCCATTGCGTTGTTCGGTTCTTCTTGTTCTTCTTCGCACTGCTATCAGCGATGTCGTTTTTTCTGAGAAAAAAAAGCTGAattaacgaaaaaaaaagttggaaaGAGCTAAATTCCTCAAGAAAATaagttgatttttaaaaaataaaatatattttgttttttttttattttaagtataCAAAATTTCCAAAACAGCACATTACTCTGACAACTCCAAGGATCgcatatttgcatatttttaaagaattaagaTATATCAATTTAACAGTTATAGCAATtcaacttttattttcaattttaaaattaacagttatttttaaatttcgctATCCCTGGTCAATTAAGTGGGATCCCGTCTAATAAAGTCCTTAAATTCTGTGCTTGGAAACAAGGAATATCggagcttttgtttttaagtctGTTTTggcaatttatatttttcctcgAATTCCCAATCTTATTCGATATAAGTAAATAATCGATACTGTtccaatataaattaaaaccacAATTAAAACAGcacttaaaatgtattaaaattaaaaaaaaaactgaatttGCCGGaaaaaaaagcggaaaagACATCACTGACTGCTATTCGCAGGAATGTTAGGGATGCCACCTAGCTTTACACCGGGTACTACCAGATCAAAAGAAATAGTTCGGTGTTAACGGGAAATAGTGTTGTAAAATtgaataacttatttatttataatttattttattattgcatcgtgttttttatacattaaaatataaaaattaaaatatttttattagtgaGACACATTTTTGTAGCCTTTACCTTACTTTCAATTGactgttttattgtttgtttatataaaatataatatttaaacaatcttTGAGTGATTAAGCAACGTATATTTATAtaccgatttttttttaattatcaaaTTAGTTATGCTTGgcgaattaaaaaataagtactgattattctcttttttttttgacttagTACAtcctttagtttttatttcaatataatatt
Above is a genomic segment from Drosophila kikkawai strain 14028-0561.14 chromosome 3R, DkikHiC1v2, whole genome shotgun sequence containing:
- the LOC108077785 gene encoding uncharacterized protein — its product is MNNQDYGGIQWIQHHPAAGDSSETDIMEHEDADGDDMVSGADGDPDGDGDADVDLDHMAAENLIFMARDGQLGEIIAANEGTVLVTADGTTVAYAESFDDDAQVVTEEVITDDWVQHQGAERVEIAAEQIAGISSSQELLDMEQDEYTALRPYPCDFCSRRFRKKASLNNHMLAHQNDRPHLCKLCGARFSRRAELISHFKAHAEAQDAADAEAAAAAAAVSGSSSIKFENQSHRQTDDHYYEQEWPLYQQQHQQQEQEQQQELGQHEQMLQQEQQQLVCNSEVQFVASYTASVAPPPAPSRGRISRLKPKEESSQFIVITDKPAPSELRDYMASEPVPQPVVPTSQPMAIDAPPAPQPNFPVLDDSKPFVCQQCGLAFAREKALVSHTKNHRVDSPFECNQCQEMFWDNSSLQDHQKTHQFEESNSEYDPASGEDSASETSEPEDQLYGEFYCNECGISFHRQDLLRRHAKQHFKQQDHHSTVAAGDGSSSDVIASGDQAKEGNDGHCCQTCGKSFPSAAEMLSHAEIHARFPPFKCVLCGISFYEEQAIKRHLHARHPNELKANSCVLCGKECRDRKALIKHAWDHSREKCHSCSKCGKNFHNKARLKRHMASHRDKSVVCEVCQEEFPDGRTLSNHRHSHSTTSPGKLFPCHECGKTFGSRSSQQIHVRIHTGERPYGCRYCWKAFADGGTLRKHERIHTGEKPYACSVCPRAFNQRVVLREHIRSHHSGLDGARNTYHCTVCSEDLASSNDLIQHLIQHSDSNTAKQRQPVTGPRKYKRRRKLQPHEIAHMRAEHKDANGGGDEEEILGAEGNGDGDEYASDIDLCDFDVENVDDLFEMAESSPKKEKRKRASATSVKTEQKPISNGGGSAVKPVQEKNKAKLRYDSTSSQQSDRIWEEKFLQDSQVSLFQIDSLVVVNDTHLQPASSAAMPKTRGGAKQQQQQAKQPVERASNSNPSAASSVGTSSASASASTSTSSSRSRKKTAAAKTAAASRPRMIHTEKTKVPAKETAGGELAKKTRSKTYITRTETSNLGSLDKSRSRASNIVDDYEIISPATHPPNQISSSPLHIKQEQEQQHRVPMMYDDNLLIDAALLREKTYEKFNPSIVNDLEEILRSPLKHERNTRLRFTSESSTTPQFLPEEEQNLIKIEPTSPDLREMLESQSQRVRVPSGNTPSTSSSSAARTSRHRMITASGPRAGNKRGAGSGSSASKSSPAPGVMAKKVSTAASKVGGSSSYLNYGVDAYNVSVPASASTADVGSGFFSISEVVSAADAADAAAKAAAAGKPERKTRSFECEMCSAIFYDRAQLLDHVHIHI
- the LOC108077895 gene encoding cystatin-like protein, which encodes MSDVEDFPGGINNLEGLKRQEALDLLNSCLAHLAKEDGPSYKIIKVISVTGQLVAGDLYRYKLELDNGTDIKQCSIKIWYRSWLKEDGINIKIKFAGEEGELDRTW
- the LOC108077894 gene encoding uncharacterized protein — protein: MHSIKIFLAISLICTVAFAWDSGSLKQLEGDDLTAANELLTKNFHKLLGPRYNIIQWFPTKSSTSIFYKYVVDISDGSHRNECTFTITQNVPPVENYNKIDMMCQGKLELKTEYW
- the Cys gene encoding cystatin-like protein; its protein translation is MNGVKSLFLLGLVLLSLAAFVVANDEQPVLGGPKQLEGDDRKAAIDELDAALATLATGDGPSYKAINVKSVTDQVVSGSLKTYEVELKNGDDKKDCTVKIWSQPWLKENATNIKIKCGNEGELDRTW